One Glandiceps talaboti chromosome 2, keGlaTala1.1, whole genome shotgun sequence genomic region harbors:
- the LOC144446542 gene encoding somatostatin receptor type 5-like yields MAVFNSTTQLMVEEDLILMPPYIYITELVFGIIGTLGNISVIIVVLSTVKMHTLTNYLILNLAVADFWVALLLIVNKYVTQAFIIPIPSGNAGDIYCRLYYSAVFFWVSIKASTFNLLLMTYETYMAVVHPLVYPKYRNKRNIIVMVAVSWMFSLLIEMVFVKFHGNGDDGCYLFVYTDASLGIFLGCFNFIVTFFIPMLLLIWACYKIQSRLNAAVVNTANRSQNTDRARRRIVKTLYFVILGYAICWTPDSFLFLCVNLGAPIEYTADYFNAFVLLAFANSLLNPLIYVFKYRQFRQNLFRIFCPRLLRNIVVPNSGEESLTMNVEGGNATQVVVVNDK; encoded by the coding sequence atggcGGTTTTCAATTCAACCACACAGCTGATGGTAGAAGAAGATTTGATATTAATGCCTCCGTACATCTATATAACAGAACTTGTGTTTGGGATTATTGGTACTTTGGGTAACATTTCTGTCATTATAGTTGTCCTGAGTACTGTAAAGATGCACACTCTCACCAATTACCTAATTTTGAACTTGGCTGTGGCTGATTTCTGGGTAGCTCTCCTCCTCATAGTCAACAAGTATGTAACTCAGGCTTTCATCATTCCTATTCCAAGTGGAAATGCGGGAGACATCTACTGTCGTTTGTACTATAGTGCTGTTTTCTTCTGGGTGAGCATCAAAGCTTCGACCTTTAACCTACTCCTGATGACGTATGAAACCTACATGGCCGTTGTCCATCCTTTGGTGTACCCAAAGTATCGCAACAAACGAAACATTATCGTAATGGTGGCAGTGTCTTGGATGTTCTCTCTGCTTATCGAAATGGTATTCGTTAAATTCCACGGCAATGGCGATGATGGTTGTTACCTTTTCGTTTACACCGACGCCTCACTAGGTATCTTTCTTGGCTGCTTCAATTTTATCGTCACCTTTTTCATACCAATGCTTCTGTTAATATGGGCCTGCTACAAGATTCAATCACGACTAAATGCCGCGGTTGTGAACACTGCCAACAGATCACAGAACACCGATAGAGCAAGGCGGAGGATTGTGAAAACCTTATACTTTGTCATTCTTGGTTATGCTATATGTTGGACACCGGACAGTTTCTTGTTCCTCTGTGTTAATTTGGGCGCTCCAATTGAGTATACGGCCGATTACTTCAATGCATTTGTTCTCCTTGCATTCGCAAATTCCCTTCTTAACCCTCTCATATACGTTTTCAAATACAGACAATTTCGCCAAAATCTTTTCCGCATTTTTTGTCCAAGACTCTTACGGAACATTGTTGTTCCAAATTCTGGTGAAGAATCGCTCACAATGAATGTTGAAGGTGGCAACGCTACACAAGTTGTGGTTGTCAATGACAAATAA